A stretch of Triticum aestivum cultivar Chinese Spring chromosome 1D, IWGSC CS RefSeq v2.1, whole genome shotgun sequence DNA encodes these proteins:
- the LOC123167562 gene encoding putative B3 domain-containing protein Os03g0621600: protein MAIEDSNEMGTEVLPAVDSKGKQPLHPMPDEVELPPTAEEDPKTPEGGDDEGMEEPPSNKRRNYGHYHQEDGPTHFCKVILAPKLECIPMPLDFTKHFVAVPTEFKLRNNTGCSWKVTVKLMNGRVTLDQGWATYAAVHQIKIGYMVTFKLLTPDTLKVIIFDDDGIEVVNKCGKHDEAFAAKE, encoded by the exons atggcg ATCGAGGATAGCAATGAGATGGGCACGGAGGTGCTCCCGGCCGTTGACAgcaagggcaagcagccccttcaCCCAATGCCTGACGAGGTTGAGCTGCCGCCCACCGCCGAGGAAGACCCGAAGACGCCTGAGGGTGGCGACGACGAGGGCATGGAGGAGCCCCCCAGCAACAAGCGCCGCAACTACGGCCACTACCATCAGGAggatggcccaactcacttctgcaaggtcatccttgcaccgaagcttgagtgcatccccatgcccctggacttcaccaagcactttgtcgcggtgccgacggagttcaagctcaggaacaacaccggctgctcctggaaggtgacggtcaagctgatgaacggcagggtgaccctggatcagggttgggccacctacgcagccgttcatcagatcaagatcggctacatggtgacgttcaagctcctcactcccgacaccctcaaggtcatcatcttcgatGACGATGGCATTGAGGTCGTCAACAAGTGCGGGAAGCACGACGAAGCCTTCGCCGCCAAGGAGTAG